TGGACCTCGCCTTCGGCCTGACCAAGACCTCGCGCCTGGGCTGCCAGATCATCATGACGGAAGAGCTGGACGGTCTGATCGTCCGCCTGCCGGGCGGCAGCAACAACGCGATGAAATGACGGTCCAGGGGAACCCTGTTCCGGCCGCCGGGGCCCGTGTCGCGCGATGCGGCGCCCGGCGGCCTTCTTTCCCTGCCGTTCCCCTGTCCCCGCCCTGCTTTCCTACCTTTTCCGGGCGCCTGCCCGCCCCATATAGGGCGCCATGAACTCCCTCGGTCTTTCCAAGCGCCCCCAGGACACCCGCGTCGTCGTCGCGATGTCCGGCGGGGTGGATTCCTCCGTCACCGCCGCCGTGCTGCGGGAGGAGGGCTATGACGTCGTCGGCATCACGCTGCAGCTTTACGACCACGGCCTCGCGTTGCAGAAGCCGGGCGCCTGCTGCGCCGGCCAGGACATCTACGACGCCCGTCAGGTTGCCGACCGCATCGGCATCCCGCATTACGTCCTGGATTACGAGGGCCGCTTCAGCCAGGACGTGATGGACGATTTCGCCGACAGCTATCTGCGCGGCGAGACGCCGATCCCCTGCGTGCGCTGCAACCAGCGCGTCAAGTTCCGCGATCTGCTGAACACCGCCCGCGATTTGGGCGCCGACGCGCTTGCCACCGGCCACTACGTCCGCCGCATCGCCGGCCCGCAGGGTGCCGAGTTGCACCGCGCCGTCGACCCGGGCAAGGACCAGAGCTATTTCCTGTTCGCCACCACGCGCGAGCAGTTGGAGTTCCTGCGCTTCCCACTCGGCGGCCTGACCAAGCCGGAGACCCGCGCGCTGGCCGAGCGCCACGGGTTGGAAGTGGCGGCCAAGCCCGACAGCCAGGACATTTGCTTCGTCCCAAACGGCAACTATGCCGAGGTGGTGGCGAAGCTGCGCCCCGGCTCCGTCGAGCCCGGCGACATCGTCCATGTCGATGGCCGTGTGCTGGGCCGCCACAAGGGCGTCGTCCACTACACGGTCGGCCAGCGCAAGGGGCTGGGCATCGGCGGCATCCGCGGCCAGGAGGAGGAGGCGCTCTACGTCGTCCGCCTGGAGCCCGCCCGCCGCCGCGTCGTCGTCGGCCCGCGCCGCGACCTCGCCCGCTCGCTGGTGATGGTGCGCGACGTGAACTGGCTGGGTCCCGATCTGGCCGACGGTGCCGGGATCGAGGTGTCGGTAAAGCTGCGCTCCGCCCAGCCCGCCGCCCCTGCCCTGTGGCGCGCCGGCCCCGACGGCACCGCGCGGGTCGAGTTGCTGGAGGCCCAGCACGGCATCGCTCCCGGTCAGGCCTGCGTCGTCTATCAGGGCGACCGCGTGCTGGGCGGCGGCTGGATTTCCGGCACGGCGGGAGGTGTGGCCGAGGGTGTTGAGGTTGGTGAAACGGCGGCCTGAATCAGGGGGTTATGCGGGTTTTTGCCGACCGGCCGAAAAAAAACGCACCCCCTGAAAATTCCGCGTTGACAGGCCAAGTCGCCCTATCCTATATAGCGGCTCCCGGCGGCAACGACGGGACACGATGGTAGCCAACGGCGGCGGAAACGCCAACAACGGCGCTCACGATGGCAGCGTAGCTCAGTGGTAGAGCAGGGGAATCATAATCCCTTGGTCGGGGGTTCAAATCCCTCCGCTGCTACCATCCTATCAGCAAATATAGCTGAACGTATAACCCCGCTCAGGTTACCCTGAGCGGGGTTTTATGCTTTGAGCTTGATGAAACGCTCTTAGCGCGCCTCTCGCCACCATCCTCCTCTGCGCAACGTGATTAGCGAGTTTTTGCAGCTCCATCACAGCACTGGTAGCACTAGTCAAAGTAGCTGCTCCCAGGAAGCACAGGAATTGCTTACATTGCATTATTATCTTCATAGAAACTGATCTCCGCCGCCTGGCGGCATGAGGAATGCAATCGTCAAAGATGTCGGCCCTCCTCTGCTCACCGATTTTAATCTCTTTCCCTTTGCAATTAGAATAAAAATTGGTAAATACCAACCAATAATGCAACCATAAGAATGTATCAGGAACTTAACAATGCCTCCTGACGAATCCTCCTCTCAAGGTAACGCACGCAACCCTGCTGCTACGCACGCTTCAGCAACAGTTCCCGACCTCCCGCCACCGCCACCGGGTCCAAATTCGGACTCTACCGCCAGCACGAGCACTGATAGTGAAGCAGCAGCCTTCGATCCGCGGCTTCTGGAAGGTTTCCCGGAAAATTCCGCAAAGCGCCAAGCCAATCGTTATGCACACGATTGGAAGCGTCTCGCTAAATGGGACCGGCGTTACATCGAATTAGCCGCACATATTGCCTCCTGGTCAAAGGATCCCAACGCTAAAGTCGGATGCGTGATCGTTAGTCCAGTCTATGGACGCGCTGTAACCTTCTCGTTCAACGGCTTCCCTGCAAACGTATTAGATAAAATTGAGCGTTTACAAGACGGCGATGAAAAGCTTCCACGTATTTTGCATGCGGAGCAGAACGCATTGCTTTATGCCGGCCGTGAGGCCCGCGATTGTCACGCTTACGTAGTCGGGAAGCCAGTCTGCAACATCTGTGCGACCTTACTTATTCAAGCTGGAATCCAGCGTGTCGTGGCAGTAGCGCCACGCGCAGAAGGCACATACACTCCTCCTCCCAAGACAAAGACTGATTGGGACAAGCTAGGGCGTATGGCAGTCCAAATGTTCGACGAGGCTGGCGTTGCGTTCGTACCGATTAGCTCCGATCTCTCTAAATCCCTCATAGGAAAATATGGTCTTGACCCAAATAATATGGAGCCAGGCCAGCGTTGTAGTTGCTGTGAGCATCACGACTCCAACAGAACAGCCGACCCTCAATCCACCACTGCAGCCACAACGGATGAGCCTTGCATTCCAGCACCGCTTGACGATGCCGCCGCTCAAGATTCAGATCCTAATCGGTCTGGAGAAGATGATATAGACCCGACAACCTGACAATGGGCAGCAATGTCTCCACATTCAACCAGCTATACCTCGTCATGATTGGAACGGTTATCATGACCCCCTACCCCTGTATCGACTTCGGTAGCGCGATCTGCGGTTCGACCTCCACGCGGTTGCGGCCAGCGTTCTTGGCGCGGTAGAGCGCGGCGTCGGCGCGGGCCAGCAGCGGTTCGATGCCGGTGTCTGGGCCGGTCAGCCAGCTCAGGCCAAGGCTGACGGTCAGGTACAGCTCGCCGCCGTCCTCCAGCTTCACCGGTTGGGCGGCGATCGCCTGGCGGAGGCGCTGGGCGGCGGCGAAGGCGTTTACCGGCGGGGTTTCCGGCATCACCACGGCGAACTCCTCGCCACCCAGGCGGCCGATGATATCGCAAGCGCGCAGAGTGTCCTTGCAGGCGCGTACCGTGCTGCGGATCGCCTCGTCGCCGGTGGCGTGGCCGTGGGTGTCGTTGACCCGCTTGAAGTGGTCGATATCCAGCATCACCACCGACAGCGGACGCTCGTATCGTCGCGAGCGGGTAAACTCTTCAGCCCCCCTTTCCAGGAAGCGGCGGCGGTTCATGGCGCCGGTCAGGGCGTCGGTGGTCGCCAGCCGTTCCAGGTCGCGCTGCATCGCCACGACGCGCGAGGCCGCCAGCAGGCGCGCCGCGGTCCATTTCCAGTCGAGCGGCTTGCGCAGGAACTCGTCGGCGCCGGCCTCCACCAGTTCGTGGAACTGGTCGGTCATGCTGCCGGGGATCATTAGAATCAAGTAAAGGTGGCGAAGCCCCTGGGCGGTGCGCAGGTGCCAGCACAGCTCGATGCCGGTCATGTCGGCCAGACGGATGTCGGCCATCACCACGTCGAACCGCTCATTCGCCACCGCTTCGATGGCGGCGGCCCCGCTGTGGACCACGCTGGTGGCGTAGCCGAGCTTGTTCAGCTCATACACCATCATGGTCAGGTGGCGCGGTGAATCGTCGACGATCAGAATCCGCAACTCGAAAGCTCCCGGCGATCCTTGCCCGTTTATGGAGCATGAGGCCCAGGTTGTGCAAATGTCCTTAACGTCATGTCGCAGAACAATAACGAAAAGCCGGGGTCATACGCCGGTATGCCCCAGGCATGGCAGCGGCCGTGGCCGGCGTCGGACGGCGGCGCGGTCTGATGCTTTTGCACATGTTGCCTATCGGGCCGGCCGGTTGGTACTGTTCCTTATAATTATGTTCGCGGGACAAGCGGACGATGACTGCGGGAGGCACGACCATGGACAGCGCGCGCGCGGCCCACATCGATGAACTCGTCCGTGTCTCCACTGGCCGTGTCTCCGCCGGCTTGCGGTCCGCCCGCGACCCGATCATCGAAAGCTCCTGGCGCCGCTGCGTCGCCGACCACAAGCTGGACCCCACCGTCGGGCGCGAGCCGCACATCCTGCCGCAGGAACGGCTGCGCGAGCATCGCGACGCCATGGACGAGTTCCTGCGCATGGCCCGCTTCGGGCTGGAGGCGCTGTACCGGCAGGTCGCCGGCATGGGTTATGTCCTGCTGCTGACCGACAGCAACGGCGTCACGGTGGACTTCATCGGCGATCCGACCTTCGACAACCATCTGCGCCGGGCCGGGCTGTATCTGGGGGCTGATTGGAACGAGGGGCATGCCGGCACCTGCGCCGTCGGCACCTGCATCGCCACCGCCCAGGCACTGACCGTCCACCAGACCGACCATTTCGATTCCACCCACATCCCGCTGACCTGCACTGCGGCGCCCGTCTTCGACAGCGGCGGCGAACTGGCCGCCGTGCTGGACATCTCCGCCCTGCATTCGCCGGAGCCGAAGATCAGCCAATATCTGGCGCTGCAGATGGTCCGCGCCTATGTCCATAAGATCGAAACGGCCAATCTCTACAACAACTTCCGCCGCGACTGGGTGGTGAAGCTGTCCGCGTCGCAGGAGTTCGCGGAGGTCGATCCCGACTTCGTCCTGGCGCTGGACGGCGGCGGGCGGGTGGTCGGCTTCAACCACAAGGCCCGCGACCTGCTGGTGGAGAATGGGAGGTCGCCGCTCGGCCGGTCCTTCGCCGAGCTGTTCGACTGCGAAGTGGACGATCTGGTCCATTTCGTCCGCTCGCTGCCGACCGAACAGCGCACGCTGCGGCTGCGCCGCACCGGCCTGCCGCTGTTCGCCCAGGCGATGCCGCCGCCCGCCGTGTCATTGCCGCGCAGCCATGTGCCGGACCATGGCGGCGACACGCTGCCGGAGCCGTTGCGCGTCGTGTCCGGCGGCGATCCGGCGCTGAAGGCGGTGCTGACGCGGGCGGCCAAGCTGGTCAACACCCGCATGAGCCTGCTGATCCATGGCGAGACCGGCACCGGCAAGGAGCATCTGGCCAAGGCCCTGCACAAGGCCAGCATCCGCCGCAACAAGCCCTTCGTCGCCATCAACTGCGCCGCACTGCCGGAAAACCTGATCGAGAGCGAACTGTTCGGTTACGAGCCGGGCTCCTTCACCGGGGCGACGGCGCGCGGCAAGAAGGGGCTGATCCTGGAGGCCGACGGAGGCACCCTGTTCCTGGACGAGATCGGCGACATGCCGCTGTCGTCGCAGACCCGCCTGTTGCGCGTGCTGGCCGAGCGGGAGGTGACACCGATCGGCCGGACCAAGGCGGTTTCGGTGGATGTCCGCGTCATCGGCGCCACCCACCGCGATCTGGTGGAACTGGTCAAAGCCGGCAAATTCCGCGACGACTTGTACTTTCGTCTCAACGGCGCGGTGTTCACCGTGCCGCCCTTGCGCCAGCGCGGTGACCTGGAGTGGCTGATCGAGCGGCTGCTGGCCGAGCGGACGGAACGTGACGGCATCGGCTACCGGTTGACCCCGGCGGCGCTGGCGGCTCTGCGCGGGCACGGCTGGCCGGGCAATGTGCGGGAACTGGTGAATGCGCTGGACTATGCCTGCGCGGTCAGCGACGGCGGGCTGATCGACCTCGACGACATTCCGGAGCCGGTGCAGCACAGCGGCCTGTTCCAGGCTTGGCCGGCGGAGGTGGCGCAGACGGTGGTGACGGAAGAGGACCCAGCCGCCCGGCTACGCGAGACTTTGCGGCGGCACCACTGGAACGTGTCGGCGACGGCGCGGGCCATGGGGGTCGACCGTTCGACCATCCACCGGCAGATGCACCGCTTCGGCATCGTGGCGCCGCATCGGGCGGAGTGAGTGCGGCTCCGTTTGCCCCCACCCTAACCCTCCCCCGCTACGCAGGGGAGGGAACTCCGCCGCCTTCCCCAACAAGCACTTACCCCCTCCCCCGCCCAGCGGGGGAGGGTTGGGGTGGGGGCATAACGCCCCTCCCCTTACCCCACCGCCCCGAACCCGCCGCCGCCCGGCGTCTCCACCACCAGGGCGTCGCCCGGCCGCATCGCCGTGCTGTCCTGGGACGCC
The Azospirillum sp. TSA2s DNA segment above includes these coding regions:
- the mnmA gene encoding tRNA 2-thiouridine(34) synthase MnmA, with amino-acid sequence MNSLGLSKRPQDTRVVVAMSGGVDSSVTAAVLREEGYDVVGITLQLYDHGLALQKPGACCAGQDIYDARQVADRIGIPHYVLDYEGRFSQDVMDDFADSYLRGETPIPCVRCNQRVKFRDLLNTARDLGADALATGHYVRRIAGPQGAELHRAVDPGKDQSYFLFATTREQLEFLRFPLGGLTKPETRALAERHGLEVAAKPDSQDICFVPNGNYAEVVAKLRPGSVEPGDIVHVDGRVLGRHKGVVHYTVGQRKGLGIGGIRGQEEEALYVVRLEPARRRVVVGPRRDLARSLVMVRDVNWLGPDLADGAGIEVSVKLRSAQPAAPALWRAGPDGTARVELLEAQHGIAPGQACVVYQGDRVLGGGWISGTAGGVAEGVEVGETAA
- a CDS encoding diguanylate cyclase; the encoded protein is MRILIVDDSPRHLTMMVYELNKLGYATSVVHSGAAAIEAVANERFDVVMADIRLADMTGIELCWHLRTAQGLRHLYLILMIPGSMTDQFHELVEAGADEFLRKPLDWKWTAARLLAASRVVAMQRDLERLATTDALTGAMNRRRFLERGAEEFTRSRRYERPLSVVMLDIDHFKRVNDTHGHATGDEAIRSTVRACKDTLRACDIIGRLGGEEFAVVMPETPPVNAFAAAQRLRQAIAAQPVKLEDGGELYLTVSLGLSWLTGPDTGIEPLLARADAALYRAKNAGRNRVEVEPQIALPKSIQG
- a CDS encoding sigma-54-dependent Fis family transcriptional regulator — its product is MDSARAAHIDELVRVSTGRVSAGLRSARDPIIESSWRRCVADHKLDPTVGREPHILPQERLREHRDAMDEFLRMARFGLEALYRQVAGMGYVLLLTDSNGVTVDFIGDPTFDNHLRRAGLYLGADWNEGHAGTCAVGTCIATAQALTVHQTDHFDSTHIPLTCTAAPVFDSGGELAAVLDISALHSPEPKISQYLALQMVRAYVHKIETANLYNNFRRDWVVKLSASQEFAEVDPDFVLALDGGGRVVGFNHKARDLLVENGRSPLGRSFAELFDCEVDDLVHFVRSLPTEQRTLRLRRTGLPLFAQAMPPPAVSLPRSHVPDHGGDTLPEPLRVVSGGDPALKAVLTRAAKLVNTRMSLLIHGETGTGKEHLAKALHKASIRRNKPFVAINCAALPENLIESELFGYEPGSFTGATARGKKGLILEADGGTLFLDEIGDMPLSSQTRLLRVLAEREVTPIGRTKAVSVDVRVIGATHRDLVELVKAGKFRDDLYFRLNGAVFTVPPLRQRGDLEWLIERLLAERTERDGIGYRLTPAALAALRGHGWPGNVRELVNALDYACAVSDGGLIDLDDIPEPVQHSGLFQAWPAEVAQTVVTEEDPAARLRETLRRHHWNVSATARAMGVDRSTIHRQMHRFGIVAPHRAE